Proteins from one Telopea speciosissima isolate NSW1024214 ecotype Mountain lineage chromosome 1, Tspe_v1, whole genome shotgun sequence genomic window:
- the LOC122651963 gene encoding transcription factor MAMYB-like — protein sequence MEFLDEESRSRFLFHSRICSSHSPKSEPQRISKPLVFIYTSVSILFFVLSFFLQSETLKFLFIWFSLSLLVGPFAQISITSDDIRVGKGEPLEPLSDLDPPLEFDESKKRASSRCQKVRRSMDSVVNSSSVVVATIDNSDKKFEKNRGNPACNDNGFVVEEEKEWTDEDFELLTKQISKHPVGEPKRWELIAEAFGGTHG from the coding sequence ATGGAATTTTTGGATGAAGAAAGTCGATCGAGGTTCCTCTTCCATTCTCGCATTTGTTCTTCTCACAGCCCAAAATCTGAACCCCAGAGGATCAGCAAACCATTGGTCTTCATCTACACTTCTgtttccattctcttcttcgttctctccttttttcttcaatcCGAAACCCTCAAATTCCTCTTCATATGGTTCTCTCTGTCCCTCCTCGTTGGCCCATTCGCTCAAATCTCTATCACTAGCGACGACATTCGTGTCGGTAAGGGCGAGCCTCTCGAGCCATTGTCAGATCTCGATCCACCCCTTGAATTTGatgaatcaaagaaaagagCTTCCAGTCGCTGCCAAAAAGTTCGAAGATCTATGGATTCCGTGGTGAACTCATCGTCAGTGGTGGTTGCGACTATTGACAACTCAGATAAGAAATTCGAGAAAAATAGAGGGAATCCTGCATGTAACGATAATGGGTTTGtagttgaagaagaaaaggagtgGACTGATGAGGATTTTGAGCTACTGACGAAACAGATATCGAAGCATCCTGTTGGAGAGCCAAAACGATGGGAATTGATAGCTGAAGCTTTCGGGGGAACGCACGGATAG